AGAAATGTCGAAAGTCATTTTGGTGAATGAGGAACATAAAAGTATGTTATATAAAACTTGGTTTgcttatgtaaataaaatgtttggtaTATTCACTTAAAATACAATTAAGTCGGGTCACAGAATCCTTACAGAAAAGGCTTGGCGGAGGTACAGGACCCCCAATGCAGCCAGTGTAGCTGgaattctttctgttttgctgaaGCCACACAGAACACTGTGCACATTTAGATCCTCACACTGGAGCTgcgcccctcccccccaccctctGATGGCACACATTTGTGGCCTGCAGGCTTTAATTGGCTGCAGTGGCCAACTGCCTTGGTTGCAGAATGTATTCTCCtccagagttttaaaaaatactgaggcCTGGAAATGGAAAAACTTTAAAGTGCCCTATATGATTCCAACATGCAGCCGACTGAAAACCACTGCTTTAATGCAGCACTGGGTCCGATTTGCAAGCCCAGCTTTACATTACAATCATCTGGGTAGCTTTTCCACCTATGAATGGCAATCTTTACCCAGGAGATCACAATCATCCATGGTAAGCATTTAACTGTGAGGATGAATATACAACCTGAAGCTAAAACAGTTTAACTGTCTTAATGATCATGAATCCCAGCTGACACCTTTCAGGGACATATACTTTTGGCCTCTTAGAGGGTCAAGTCACAGATTCATCCCTCGGATCTGCTCTCCCTCTTTTCTGAGGATCCTGATCATgcagaggggaaaaaatatgATCTCAACAGAGATATATAGTGTTATCTTTGGGCCTCTTCACTCCCAGACAGGGGGATAGGAACAGTCACTGTCAGGGTAAGTGAAGGAATGAGTATTTTTGATTCTTACTTTTGACTTCTATTGATTTCTTGTGTTTGTATGATTTTAACTAGGGAAAGAAGTTGCACATGCTTtgaaaggggagagaaaaggaaattaataagcTTTCTTGTGTATGCCTTCTGcatgtgaaagtgctttgtaaactacAGAGCACTATTAATAATTGTtgtagaaatgaaacaaatgcagGGCACTTCTGCACAAGAGTTGCACCAAACTGCTTATCCCCGGGTATAGCACTTGAGATAAATGCTCCTGCATGCTAAGAGGAGGGGTAGGTGTCAGGAGACTTAAATTCCAGTCTTAGATTTGCTGCTTGCTGGTCACACTGCCTAAGGCACACCCTCTGTCACCTCAGCTTCCTCACTTGTAAATGGGACTATACACCCCATTCTCAAGCTCTCTACAGATCTGGGTGGGGGATTATAGGTGGTTAGACAAGCAGCTTGGTAGAACAAGAAGACTCTGGTTAGATCCTGGGTTTGAATACAGGCTTTGTCACTTGTTACTTGGCCTTGCATTAAATGACCACCATCAGGTAAACAGGGAAACACCTCCTTCAGTGTTTTAGGGACTAAAGTAATGATCTATGTGAAAGCATGAGATAAGTTCTAGGTACCATGATTCTGTACATTATGGTGCATAAACAAAGTTCTATATAAATACAAGGCAATATTATTACATAATTCTTCCTATTGCATAGTTTTATAAATCATTTTCCAGGAGTAAAGGCTCAGTGGTAACAAAGGTTCTTACCTTAGCCAGTTTCCTCAgccttttaaaagttttcatatTCCAATAGCTTTGAActtttcaaaaaaaacaaaaaaacaaattaagaccTTAGGAATCCCACTCTGTCTCCTCCCTCTcctgtcatttctttcttccggcctcttaaaaattaaaagggcTCCATCATTTCTTCTAAAGACAATAAAGTGAGAATGAATCCCAAACTAAGCCCCCTGGCTGGGTCTGAGTAGAATGAGAGCAGAGACAGTGTGGGCATGCCTCTAGTAAGCCTTCTTTGACTCTTCTATCTGGGAAAGGATCTGTCAGTAGAATCTCACTCAAATGGAATGCAGTGGAAAGTGGGAGTTATTTGGAGCCGCTGATCTTAGCAAATACAGTGCAGCAGCATTTGTGGCCCCAGTACATTGTCTACATCAGTCCTCAAGTGCTTGGCTGTGTAGACTGGGGAATGGTTAGAAGGGACTCATCAGAGGTCCCCACAGCTTTGCCAAACTAAGGCTCATGAGGGATAGGCGTTGAGAGAATTGGCTGTTTCCTATTTCTACCCATTTTAGGAGCTGTAGACAGTTATTAGTTTTGTGggggttttgatttttttaaattacttagagACTGGAAACCTTGTATGTGTTCACAGGGGAGTGGTTACTGAATTTCTACCCCTTCACTAGTCAATGCTTAACCCAAAACACTAGAACACAAGGTTCAAAGCTCCAGAATACTACCAAGCAGGACTATACCACTAATGCTTGCTGCTCAAGAAATTaccagttttaaaaaacaaaaataaaaaatacctttcTCAAAATGGGATCTTTATCACTTAGCTTTGTATGACCCATTTCTAAGAAAGCCACCACATTCCATTTTAGACAACATGATCACTTAGGACACAGTTACAAAGTCCTTGCCTTTAGGtgtttagtttcattttctttaaattagccTCTGAAATGCTTCTATTGTTTTGTGCTGCACTCCTGAAAACTGTTACTTCTAAGTAAATAGCAGGCCTCATTTttacaaaggaagaagaaaacaaagaggtgTCCAATTTGGGAGTAGTAGTTTATGACCAATGCCTGGAGTCTTCCTCTTTACTTGCTACTCAACAAGATGGGTTCTGTGGTGTCGCATGAGATGTGAGTTAGAAATGAAAGCTGCACCACACTTCTCACACTCATAgggcttctccccagtgtgggtTCTCTGGTGTACAGTGAGACTTGACCTCTGCCTGAAGGCCTTGCCACACTCATTGCATGTATAAGGTTTTTCCCCATTATGGATTCTCTGATGAATAAGCAGGTATGAGCTGCACgtgaaggccttcccacactcGTTACACACATAAGGAAGATCTCCACTGTGAATCCTCTGGTGCACAATAAGGCAAGAGAGCTGACTGAAGGCTTTTCCACACTCACTGCAGTCGTAAGGTTTCTCTGCAGTGTGAATTCTCTGGTGGACAATAAGGTGTGAAAAACAACTAAAGGCTTTTCCACACTCCTTACACTCATATGGCTTCTCACCAGTATGGCTTCGCTGATGCACAATAAGATTTGCACTCTGGGTGAAAGCTTTGCCACAATCATTACAGGCAAAAGGCTTCTCCCCGGTATGGATCCTCTGATGAACAATAAGGTTTGAGCTCCGAGTAAATGTTTTTCCACACTCATTACACTCATAACATTTTTCTGTAATGTGGACTTTCTGGTGCCGAGCAAGTTGTGAGCTGTAACTGAAGGCCTTCTCACATTCACTGCACTTAAAGGTTTTTTCTAAGGAGTGGATTTTTTGATGTACAGTCAGATTGGAACTCTGagtaaaggctttcccacattttGAACAAACATACGGTTTCTGTCCAGTGTGGATTCGCTGATGCACAACAAGGTTAGCACTCTGAAtgaaggccttcccacactcATGGCACTCAAAGGGTTTCTCCCCGGTGTGTATTCGTTGATGTACTACAAGGTTTGCACTCTGACTAAAGCCTTTCCCACACACACTACATGTAAAAGGTTTCTGCCCAGTCTGGCTTTTCTGGTTTTTAATAGAGCCAGAACTTAGACTATATATTTCCCcagatttctgatatttttggtCTTCCTCTTCTTTAAAACTTTCAGGTACATGACAGTCCTTCACTGTTACTTGTCTGAAATCTCTCTTTTCCCTCTTGATTCTCTGCCTCTTTATGTTCCCTTTTTCACAGGCTTCTCCAAACTCAGGTCCTTGAGGGTCAACTTTCTGGATTCTTCCTGATATTATGAAGGGTTTTTCTGTTTCATCACATATCTCCGTTTTTGGAACCAATAACTGTGGGTTCTTAGTTTCAGCAactgaaacaaacagaaaatacaaatgtcAGCTTTTTATggtccaaaaaaaaaagtaggctcTTCAAGTCATAAAGGTTACTAAGTATGTGACTTCAGTGTCTGTAAAACAGCTTCATCAAAGGAAAGAATTCCCTCACATGTCACCTGTCCTCTGTGGGTTCTTCTGCCAGGTCTCTACCCTCCCCTACACCTACAGCAGAATCCAAAGACTCATGGTCCTTCCAGTGTTTACCTCCATTAGACACTGAACCCAAGTGCCTCATGCCATGAAAGCCATCTCGACAGCTCTCCTGATTGTGTGATGGCTGATCTCACAACTAGGACCAGTTTTGTAGGATACCAGTCTTTCCCCAGGTTTGGCTTTCTAGCCACTTAGTTTGGATTTGTGTACAACCCACAGTAGTTACTTAGGGAGATTCCCTCCCAGTGAATGAAGACCAAAGCAACTTAGGCTTCTGTATGAGGAAGTTAAATATCAAAGAAAGGATAAGCATGGACAGAAAGGGTCACACTGGATTACAAGAGGGCCACAGTGACCAAAAGTATCCAAACCATTGAGGGGTTCTCGAAAACCTCTATGCTGCATAGCCTCTCAATATTCTAGTAATTTaatttttgtgcctcagtttccctatttctAAAATAGGGACAAAAACAATTTCTACCTCATAAGACCATGGCAGGATTAACTGAGTTACTCTATGTTAACTGCTGAGAACAGCCATGGATCACAGGGAGTGACTCTGTGAGTGTCTGGAATGAATTTCAGCTGGGCCAGCAGTGCTGTGGGTCAAAGTGCTGGAGTTCAGGAGGAAAGATGAACTTTAGGGGACGGAGTTGTCATGCTCATAGAAGGGAGTACAAAAGAAGGTGAGCAGAAAACAGTTTATGCCTTGTGTGGAGCAATTAGCCTAGCTTTATGTCAAACTGACCTTTCTGAGTTAAGTTTGAGATGTGGcctagtgtggggaagttggggttcctatggccaggatcctcactgaac
The DNA window shown above is from Manis javanica isolate MJ-LG chromosome 3, MJ_LKY, whole genome shotgun sequence and carries:
- the ZNF35 gene encoding zinc finger protein 35 isoform X3, with protein sequence MTAELREAIALAPWGPVTVKKEEEEEENFLGQASSQQVPSENIKVWAPGEGPQTGLDVSEQEEKGPNMFWDMAMVLKATKEVPAASSLGIYSLPGTLAKSEIMETYGNMASLVAETKNPQLLVPKTEICDETEKPFIISGRIQKVDPQGPEFGEACEKGNIKRQRIKREKRDFRQVTVKDCHVPESFKEEEDQKYQKSGEIYSLSSGSIKNQKSQTGQKPFTCSVCGKGFSQSANLVVHQRIHTGEKPFECHECGKAFIQSANLVVHQRIHTGQKPYVCSKCGKAFTQSSNLTVHQKIHSLEKTFKCSECEKAFSYSSQLARHQKVHITEKCYECNECGKTFTRSSNLIVHQRIHTGEKPFACNDCGKAFTQSANLIVHQRSHTVQSYWNMKTFKRLRKLAKVTLCEPKEAILRTNQDCCAITWGRVRI
- the ZNF35 gene encoding zinc finger protein 35 isoform X1, whose product is MTAELREAIALAPWGPVTVKKEEEEEENFLGQASSQQVPSENIKVWAPGEGPQTGLDVSEQEEKGPNMFWDMAMVLKATKEVPAASSLGIYSLPGTLAKSEIMETYGNMASLVAETKNPQLLVPKTEICDETEKPFIISGRIQKVDPQGPEFGEACEKGNIKRQRIKREKRDFRQVTVKDCHVPESFKEEEDQKYQKSGEIYSLSSGSIKNQKSQTGQKPFTCSVCGKGFSQSANLVVHQRIHTGEKPFECHECGKAFIQSANLVVHQRIHTGQKPYVCSKCGKAFTQSSNLTVHQKIHSLEKTFKCSECEKAFSYSSQLARHQKVHITEKCYECNECGKTFTRSSNLIVHQRIHTGEKPFACNDCGKAFTQSANLIVHQRSHTGEKPYECKECGKAFSCFSHLIVHQRIHTAEKPYDCSECGKAFSQLSCLIVHQRIHSGDLPYVCNECGKAFTCSSYLLIHQRIHNGEKPYTCNECGKAFRQRSSLTVHQRTHTGEKPYECEKCGAAFISNSHLMRHHRTHLVE
- the ZNF35 gene encoding zinc finger protein 35 isoform X2, with the protein product MTDGAVEVSLWKDGESPLPSLPCEGTLFLTFLLNVNGKEVAETKNPQLLVPKTEICDETEKPFIISGRIQKVDPQGPEFGEACEKGNIKRQRIKREKRDFRQVTVKDCHVPESFKEEEDQKYQKSGEIYSLSSGSIKNQKSQTGQKPFTCSVCGKGFSQSANLVVHQRIHTGEKPFECHECGKAFIQSANLVVHQRIHTGQKPYVCSKCGKAFTQSSNLTVHQKIHSLEKTFKCSECEKAFSYSSQLARHQKVHITEKCYECNECGKTFTRSSNLIVHQRIHTGEKPFACNDCGKAFTQSANLIVHQRSHTGEKPYECKECGKAFSCFSHLIVHQRIHTAEKPYDCSECGKAFSQLSCLIVHQRIHSGDLPYVCNECGKAFTCSSYLLIHQRIHNGEKPYTCNECGKAFRQRSSLTVHQRTHTGEKPYECEKCGAAFISNSHLMRHHRTHLVE